The genome window GTAGAAGTATTAAAAGGTCCTCAAGGTACATTATTTGGTCGTAATTCAACCGCGGGTGTCGTCAACTTTATTACCAAAAAACCAACTGATGTCACAGAAGGTTATGTTACAGCCACAGTCGGTAACTACCAAACATTTAACCTAGAAGGCGCCTTTGGTGGTGAATTAACCGATTCACTAACGGCAAGAGCTTCATTCAAATCAGAATCATCTGAAGAGGGCTTTCAAACTAACACAAATCCTGACGCTAGTTGGAATGAAAATGGTGAAGTAGACAAGTTTGCCGCAAGGGTACAATTATTGTGGACTGGTGATAATACAACTGTATTAGCTAATATCCATACGGGTTCAGATAAATCTCAACCATGGCTGCCTCAATCAGAAGGTACTACTGGACTTAATGGAGCACCTTGTGCTTCTGCACTGGTTGGTAGACCAGATCCTTCTGAATGTTATATTGACGGTTTTTTTGGCGCATCTTATCAAGGGATCTCTGATACAGATGGAGATGTTCATTCAGGCAGTTATGATTTTCAACCTGTTGCTGACGATGAATATAATGGATTCTCTTTAAGAGTTGATCATGAATTATCTTTTGCAACATTCACTTCTTTAACAGGTGTAGATAATTTCCATTATAGACACAAAACAGACCTAGACGGCATTGCCGGAATGGATTTACAAGAAATTGCCGGCTTTATCGGCCTGCCAATTAATGATACATGGCAAAAAGCAAATATATTGCATCAATACGAAGATTTTGAAGTTGATCAATTTACTCAAGAATTCAGACTAACCTCAACCACTGACGGTGATCTGAAGTGGATTACCGGTTTATTTATTGCCACTGAAGATATGAAAAACACTTCAGGTTACGCTTCTGATAATTTTGGTCTATTTGCTTCTCTTCCTTTTGATTTTGGTGGTTATGGTGCTGTGATAGAAAATACAGGTGCTGTTTTCAATCATACATTCGAACAAGAAAACACCAGTTATGCTGTTTTTGCTCAGTTCGACTACGCCCTTTTTGATAAAACAAATATTAGCTTTGGTACTCGCTATACTGAAGACGAGAAAGACTTCGAAGATGAAGCTTATGGTCTTGATGACGCAGGAAATCGTGTTGTTAAATTAATGCCTTATTCTGACAATGGTGCAGATGAAACTACGTTTAAACAATCCATGGACACTTCGCATGTTTCTTGGAAAGTAGGGATGGATCACAAAATAGAAAAGGACTGGATGATTTATGGAGGAATTTCTGAGGGACATAAATCAGGTGGCTTCCCTGGAACCATTCCTTTTGCTGAAGCTGATGTAGCGGCTTATGATGATGAAACAATTTTGGCTTATGAGTTAGGTTCAAAACTATCAGCGCTAGATAACTCCTTAAGATTAGATATCACCGCTTTTTATTATGATTATCAAGATATGCAAGGCGTATACGCAACTGCGGAAGGGTTTGATACTTTAAACCGCGTAGGTGATGCCGAAGTTAAAGGACTAGAGCTTAGTGGAACATGGTCATTAACTGAATCACTTACTTGGTCATTTGGAGCTGCAGTTTTAGACACCGAAATATCCGATAGTGTAGAGAATGTAGGTGATGCATTAGGCAACCCTACTGACTTTAATGGCAAAGAGTTATCCCATGCACCAAAACAATCTGCTTCAACTTCATTCAATTGGACTAATGAGGTGTCAGATAGCTTACTCCTATCAGTACAAGTTAATGCGGCTTATAAATCTGATTTCTATCTAAGATATGATAATGATCCTTCATCACACTGGGATGAATCATCTCTGGTACTAGGTTCAAGAATTACCTTATCAGATATAGATGACACATGGAGCGTAGCATTATGGGGAAGAAATATCACCGATGAAGAAATACCAGCTTACCAAAGTTTCAGTTTAGCTAAACAAGATCACTTTGTTTTTTATAATCAACCATCTACCTACGGTATAGATTTCACTTATCGATTTGGAGATTAAATTTTTAGGCCGCAATCTATAATGTGTTAAATTATAAATTGCGGCAAATTCTTTAAACTCAAGTCAATCAGGGTGAACATGAATTTCACGACTAAAGAAGTAATATCTACTAGCATCATTTCAGCTTTGGGAGCATTAATGTTCCTTTTACTTCCGGTGATCATTGGTATCACAACAGACAATCTCAATCTTTCTGAGCAACAAAGCGGCTTATTAGTATCTTTTTATTTCTTAGGATTTTTAGTTGCTTGTGTTCTATCACCATTTATCACAACAAAATTCGATTGGAAAAATGTCGGTTACTTAGGGGGGCTGTTTATGACTACAGGCCTTATTTTGATTGCTTTTTTACCTTCATATCAACTGGTATTAATATTTTTAAGTCTTATTGGGTTAGGCTCAGGCACTTTATTTAGTCTAGCAATAGTGATTTTATCTAAGGCTGAGAATGCTGAACGATATTTCGGTATAAAAATAATGTTTGAGCAAGTTTTAGGGGCACTTTTACTATTCATCATTCCAGCTTTTATTGTTACTTCATTTGGTTATCAAGGTTCATTTTTGGCGATATCATGCACTGTGATTTTACTTGGTTCGGCGTCATACGGCTTACCGAAAACTGCTAGGATTACAAATAAAGGCATCATGAAAGTTGCTGACAAAACCTCATCTTCACTTTCATGCAATATAAAATTATGGATTGCATTATTTTGCCTTTGTTTATTTTTTGGTGCGTTATCTACCCTTTGGTCGTTTGTTGAAAGGCTAGCCGTTACCAATAAACTTGCTGGCGATGACATTGGGCTGGGTTTGTCATTATCCGTTATGGGTGGTGCAGTTGGTGGGTTTTTAGCAGCCTATATTGGCAATAAGCTTAATTTAAAAAAATCTATTCTGTTGATCACCCCTTTAATTCTATTAATCGTTTGGGCCTTTTATCTACAGTTCACATTTGTTGTGTTTACGTTAGCTGCCTTTTCACTGTCTTTATGTTGGAACTTTAGTTTGGCTTATCAAATGAAAATAGTGATCAATCAGGATGAATCAAAAGCATCATGGCTTGCTTCGTTTCTCGCGATAGGGGGAATTATATGCCCTGCTGTAGGTGGCTTTTTATTAGGGGGGGCAGGTTGGCTGGGTCTATTCAGCGCAATTACTTTTATTCTTATTATTTGCTCAATCGGTTTTTATAACGTTTGCTCTAATAAACGAGCATTAGCCTCGTAAACAATAAAAAATTATTATACTTTTGGAGAACACATAATGTCATCAAACTTAACTCAAACGGAAAATGTTAATTTTTTGGAGTATGCAATTAAGAGAATTGCCATGGCAAAAGGTATGACAGAAACGCACGCAACTTGTATCGCTGACGCGATTTGTTTTGCTCATATTCAAGGGAAACTTAATCAAGGGTTAGGCGTATATGAATGTATAGAGTTAGCGTTTCAAACCGGCGCTTTAGACGTTAATAGTATCCCTTCAATCGTAAATGAAGACAGTAACTGGGCAGTGTTTGATGGTAAAAAATCTAGCGGATATTATGCCTTAACATTAATGGCCCAATGCGCGATAGAGAAAGCCAGAACTACGGGGATTTCTATTGTTTTTGGTAGCAATCATAACGACGCAGGAAGCTTTGCTAAGTATGTTTATATGGCATATGAGCAAGGCATGGTTGGAATGGCTTCA of Thalassotalea fonticola contains these proteins:
- a CDS encoding TonB-dependent receptor, which translates into the protein MKHINNFRKLTTTTLSISIALALSMGSSQVLAEEQSVEVEDNNNALEVITVTSQKRSQRIQDVPTSINAFTENELKDLGISNAVDIANAIPNIELNSAGGNGNQIITIRGVGLNDFSLNNTPTTAVHIDEVPLSSNAMTGFSLFDLERVEVLKGPQGTLFGRNSTAGVVNFITKKPTDVTEGYVTATVGNYQTFNLEGAFGGELTDSLTARASFKSESSEEGFQTNTNPDASWNENGEVDKFAARVQLLWTGDNTTVLANIHTGSDKSQPWLPQSEGTTGLNGAPCASALVGRPDPSECYIDGFFGASYQGISDTDGDVHSGSYDFQPVADDEYNGFSLRVDHELSFATFTSLTGVDNFHYRHKTDLDGIAGMDLQEIAGFIGLPINDTWQKANILHQYEDFEVDQFTQEFRLTSTTDGDLKWITGLFIATEDMKNTSGYASDNFGLFASLPFDFGGYGAVIENTGAVFNHTFEQENTSYAVFAQFDYALFDKTNISFGTRYTEDEKDFEDEAYGLDDAGNRVVKLMPYSDNGADETTFKQSMDTSHVSWKVGMDHKIEKDWMIYGGISEGHKSGGFPGTIPFAEADVAAYDDETILAYELGSKLSALDNSLRLDITAFYYDYQDMQGVYATAEGFDTLNRVGDAEVKGLELSGTWSLTESLTWSFGAAVLDTEISDSVENVGDALGNPTDFNGKELSHAPKQSASTSFNWTNEVSDSLLLSVQVNAAYKSDFYLRYDNDPSSHWDESSLVLGSRITLSDIDDTWSVALWGRNITDEEIPAYQSFSLAKQDHFVFYNQPSTYGIDFTYRFGD
- a CDS encoding MFS transporter, with the translated sequence MNFTTKEVISTSIISALGALMFLLLPVIIGITTDNLNLSEQQSGLLVSFYFLGFLVACVLSPFITTKFDWKNVGYLGGLFMTTGLILIAFLPSYQLVLIFLSLIGLGSGTLFSLAIVILSKAENAERYFGIKIMFEQVLGALLLFIIPAFIVTSFGYQGSFLAISCTVILLGSASYGLPKTARITNKGIMKVADKTSSSLSCNIKLWIALFCLCLFFGALSTLWSFVERLAVTNKLAGDDIGLGLSLSVMGGAVGGFLAAYIGNKLNLKKSILLITPLILLIVWAFYLQFTFVVFTLAAFSLSLCWNFSLAYQMKIVINQDESKASWLASFLAIGGIICPAVGGFLLGGAGWLGLFSAITFILIICSIGFYNVCSNKRALAS